A section of the Klebsiella electrica genome encodes:
- the traD gene encoding type IV conjugative transfer system coupling protein TraD: MSFNAKDMTQGGQIANMRFRMFGQIANIIFYVLFIIFWVLCGLILMYRLSWQTFVNGCVYWWCTTLAPMRDIIRSQPVYTINYYGKSLEYNSEQILADKYTIWCGEQLWTSFVFAAIVSLTVCIVTFFVASWVLGRQGKQQSEDENTGGRQLSDKPKEVARQMKRDGVASDIKIGDLPILKNSEIQNFCLHGTVGSGKSEVIRRLLNYVRARGDMAIIYDRSCEFVKSYYDPSLDKILNPLDSRCAAWDIWRECLTLPDFDNVSNTLIPMGTKEDPFWQGSGRTIFSEGAYLMREDKDRSYEKLVDTMLSIKIDKLRAYLKNTPAANLVEEKIEKTAISIRAVLTNYVKAIRYLQGIEKNGEPFTIRDWMRGVREDQPNGWLFISSNADTHASLKPVISMWLSIAIRGLLGMGENRNRRVWIFADELPTLHKLPDLVEILPEARKFGGCYVFGIQSYAQLEDIYGVKPAATLFDVMNTRAFFRSPSKEIAEFAAGEIGEKEILKASEQYSYGADPVRDGVSTGKEKERETLVSYSDVQTLPDLSCYVTLPGPYPAVKLALKYKPRPKIAEGFIQRNLDTRVDARLNALLEAREAEGSLARTLFTPDAPAPELAEKDEKVGNPPEQSQPAESSGTSATVKVPSTTKTPAADESGQSPEVSNPAALLTKVVTVPLTRPRPAAATGTAAAASATDVPATPAGGTEQALETQPAEQGQDMLPPGVNEYGEIDDMHAWDEWQSGEQTQRDMQRREEVNINHSHRRDEQDDIEIGGNF, encoded by the coding sequence ATGAGCTTTAATGCTAAGGACATGACTCAAGGCGGTCAGATTGCCAATATGCGCTTTCGCATGTTTGGCCAGATTGCCAATATTATATTCTATGTGCTTTTTATTATTTTCTGGGTGTTGTGCGGGTTGATACTGATGTACCGGCTCAGCTGGCAAACTTTCGTTAACGGCTGCGTCTACTGGTGGTGTACGACACTGGCGCCCATGCGCGATATTATTCGCTCCCAGCCGGTCTATACGATTAACTATTATGGGAAGTCGCTGGAATATAATTCGGAGCAAATCCTTGCCGATAAATATACCATCTGGTGCGGTGAGCAGCTCTGGACCAGCTTCGTTTTTGCCGCCATCGTGTCGTTGACCGTCTGTATTGTGACGTTCTTTGTCGCCAGCTGGGTACTGGGCCGCCAGGGGAAACAGCAAAGCGAAGATGAGAATACCGGAGGGCGCCAGCTTTCCGATAAACCAAAAGAAGTGGCCCGCCAGATGAAACGCGATGGGGTGGCCTCCGATATTAAAATTGGCGACCTGCCTATTCTGAAAAACTCCGAAATCCAGAACTTCTGTCTTCATGGTACGGTCGGCTCAGGTAAATCCGAAGTCATCCGCCGGCTGCTGAATTACGTACGTGCACGCGGTGATATGGCCATTATTTACGACCGCTCCTGTGAGTTCGTCAAAAGCTATTACGACCCGTCGCTGGATAAAATTCTTAACCCACTGGATTCCCGCTGTGCAGCCTGGGATATATGGCGCGAATGCCTGACACTACCGGATTTTGATAACGTCTCTAATACGCTTATTCCGATGGGCACTAAAGAGGACCCGTTCTGGCAGGGCTCCGGCCGCACCATATTTTCCGAAGGTGCGTACCTGATGCGCGAGGATAAAGACCGTAGCTACGAAAAGCTGGTTGATACCATGCTGTCCATCAAAATCGACAAATTGCGCGCGTACCTGAAAAACACGCCGGCCGCTAACCTGGTGGAGGAAAAGATTGAGAAAACGGCTATCTCCATTCGCGCCGTACTGACCAACTACGTCAAAGCCATTCGCTATCTGCAGGGGATCGAGAAAAACGGTGAGCCGTTCACTATCCGTGACTGGATGCGGGGCGTACGTGAGGACCAGCCCAACGGCTGGCTGTTTATCTCCTCCAACGCTGACACGCATGCGTCACTGAAGCCGGTGATCTCGATGTGGTTGTCTATCGCTATCCGCGGCCTGCTGGGGATGGGGGAGAACCGTAACCGGCGCGTGTGGATTTTTGCGGATGAGCTCCCCACGTTGCACAAGCTGCCGGACCTGGTCGAGATCCTGCCTGAAGCCCGTAAGTTCGGCGGCTGTTATGTGTTCGGTATCCAGTCTTATGCCCAGCTTGAAGATATTTACGGGGTGAAGCCCGCGGCGACGCTGTTCGACGTGATGAACACCCGTGCCTTTTTCCGCTCCCCGAGTAAAGAGATTGCTGAGTTTGCCGCCGGTGAAATCGGTGAGAAAGAAATCCTCAAGGCCAGCGAGCAGTACTCTTACGGTGCAGACCCGGTACGTGACGGTGTGTCGACCGGGAAAGAAAAAGAGCGGGAAACGCTGGTCAGCTATTCTGATGTGCAGACGCTGCCTGACCTCTCCTGCTACGTCACGCTGCCGGGGCCGTACCCGGCCGTGAAGCTGGCCCTCAAATACAAACCGCGGCCGAAAATTGCGGAAGGCTTTATTCAGCGCAATCTCGATACGCGGGTGGATGCAAGGCTCAATGCTCTGCTGGAAGCCCGGGAGGCCGAAGGCAGTCTTGCCCGGACGCTGTTTACGCCAGATGCACCGGCGCCTGAGCTGGCGGAGAAAGACGAAAAAGTCGGGAATCCGCCTGAGCAGAGTCAGCCTGCGGAAAGCAGCGGAACGTCTGCGACGGTAAAAGTACCGTCAACGACGAAAACGCCGGCAGCCGATGAATCCGGTCAATCACCTGAAGTTTCTAATCCTGCTGCACTGCTCACGAAAGTGGTGACTGTTCCGTTAACCCGCCCCAGGCCTGCTGCAGCGACGGGCACGGCTGCAGCGGCATCCGCTACCGATGTTCCTGCTACACCTGCAGGAGGGACAGAGCAGGCGCTGGAGACGCAGCCTGCAGAGCAGGGACAGGACATGCTGCCTCCTGGTGTGAACGAATACGGCGAAATCGATGATATGCACGCCTGGGACGAGTGGCAGTCGGGAGAGCAGACACAGCGTGACATGCAGCGACGTGAAGAGGTCAATATCAATCACAGCCACCGCCGCGATGAGCAGGATGATATCGAGATTGGAGGGAACTTCTGA
- the traT gene encoding conjugal transfer complement resistance protein TraT, which translates to MKLNKIMAVMVISSALVLSGCSAMGTAIKKRNLEVKTQMSETIWLEPSNNKTVYLQIKNTSDKDMSGLQSKITSAVTAKGYQVVTNPDTAGYWIQANVLKADKMDLRETQGWLSRGYEGAATAAALGAGITAYNSSSAGATLGVGLAAGLVGMAADAMVEDVNYTMITDVQISERAKTQVQTDNVAVLRQGTSGAKVQTSTETGNQHKYQTRVVSSANKVNLKFPEAQPVLEDQLAKSIANIL; encoded by the coding sequence ATGAAACTAAATAAAATCATGGCTGTCATGGTCATCAGTTCAGCACTGGTGCTTTCCGGTTGTAGCGCAATGGGTACAGCAATTAAAAAGCGTAATCTGGAAGTCAAAACACAGATGAGCGAAACAATCTGGCTGGAACCGTCAAATAATAAGACCGTTTATCTGCAAATCAAAAATACCTCTGATAAAGACATGAGCGGGCTCCAGTCGAAAATCACCAGTGCCGTCACAGCAAAAGGCTACCAGGTCGTCACTAATCCCGATACCGCGGGTTACTGGATTCAGGCAAATGTGCTGAAGGCCGATAAAATGGACCTGCGTGAAACCCAGGGCTGGCTAAGCCGCGGTTATGAAGGCGCAGCTACAGCGGCTGCGCTGGGGGCAGGGATCACCGCCTACAATTCCAGTTCAGCCGGCGCGACCCTCGGTGTCGGCCTGGCCGCAGGACTGGTAGGCATGGCGGCTGATGCGATGGTGGAAGACGTGAACTACACGATGATCACCGACGTTCAGATCTCCGAGCGGGCCAAAACCCAGGTACAGACGGATAATGTCGCGGTATTACGCCAGGGGACCTCCGGTGCGAAAGTGCAAACCAGCACCGAAACCGGTAATCAGCATAAATACCAGACGCGCGTTGTCTCCAGTGCGAACAAAGTTAATCTCAAGTTCCCGGAAGCACAGCCTGTTCTGGAAGACCAGCTGGCTAAATCTATCGCGAATATTCTGTAA
- a CDS encoding recombinase family protein: MGHRAAIYCRVSTADQSCERQEFDLRAFAGRAGYDVVGIFKETGSGTKLDRAERKKVLALAQSRQIDAILVTELSRWGRSTLDLLNTLRELENWKVSVIAMNGMAFDLSSPYGRMLATFLSGIAEFERDLISERVKSGLAVAKARGKRLGRQAGVRPKSDRLLPKVVAMRAEGRSYRWIARELGISKNTVADIVQRHRANA; the protein is encoded by the coding sequence TTGGGACATCGTGCCGCCATTTACTGCCGGGTTTCAACAGCGGATCAGTCTTGTGAACGCCAGGAATTTGATCTGCGAGCCTTCGCCGGCCGTGCCGGCTACGACGTGGTGGGAATATTTAAGGAAACAGGTTCAGGAACTAAACTCGACCGGGCCGAGCGAAAGAAAGTCCTGGCGCTTGCCCAGTCCAGACAAATTGATGCAATCCTGGTCACTGAGCTTTCCCGGTGGGGGCGCTCGACGCTCGATCTGCTCAATACGCTACGTGAACTGGAGAACTGGAAGGTTTCCGTGATAGCCATGAATGGAATGGCGTTCGATCTTTCGTCGCCGTATGGACGAATGCTGGCGACGTTTCTTTCCGGCATTGCGGAGTTTGAGCGGGATCTCATCAGCGAGCGGGTCAAGTCAGGCCTTGCTGTTGCGAAGGCACGTGGTAAGAGGCTTGGTCGTCAGGCCGGAGTGCGACCAAAATCAGACCGACTTTTGCCTAAGGTGGTTGCGATGAGGGCCGAGGGACGCAGCTATCGCTGGATCGCACGCGAGCTCGGTATCAGCAAGAATACCGTCGCTGACATCGTGCAACGACACAGAGCTAACGCTTAG
- a CDS encoding Tn3-like element Tn5403 family transposase, with protein MSRRHIFTERQRAALFDLPTDELSLLKFYTLGDDDLENIRQRRRPENRIGFALQLCALRYPGRALAPGEMIPREVLSFVGAQLGVPADALLTYATRRQTRQQHMDTLREIYGYKTFTGRGARDLREWTFGQAEDARSNEDLAHRFIVRCRETSTILPAVSTIERLCADALVAAERRIETRIAENLTADVRDHLDKLLSEMLAGNISRFIWLRNFEVGNNSAAANRLLDRLEFLRTLNINHSALASIPAHRIARLRRQGERYFTDGLRDITSDRRWAILAVCVVEWEAAIADAIVETHDRIVGKTWREAKRQHDETISGSKATLTDTIRTFTALGASLLEARSDGTPLEMAVASSVAWDRLAQLVATGTQLSNTLADEPLAYVGQGYHRFRRYAPRMLRCLKLEAAPVAGPLVAAALSIGEMKGVASPERRFLRPSSKWNRHLRAQEKGDTRLWEVAVLFHLRDAFRSGDVWLAHSRRYGDLKQVLVPMIAAQENAKLAVPSNPQDWLADRKARLTIALKRLARAARNGTIPHGSIEDGTLRIDRLTADVPDGAEALILDLYRRMPSVRITDMLLEVDAALGFTDAFTHLRTGAPCRDRIGLLNVLLAEGLNLGLRKMAEATNTHDYWQLSRLARWHVESEAMNQALAIVVAAQGKLPMSRVWGMGTSASSDGQFFPTARHGEVMNMVNAKYGSVPGLKAYTHVSDQFAPFACQSIPATVSEAPYILDGLLMNEVGRHVREQYADTAGFTDHLFGASSLLGYNLVLRIRDLPSKRLYVFNPDTTPRELRKLVGGKAREDLIVANWPDIFRCAATMTAGKIRPSQLLRKLASYPRQNNLAVALREVGRIERTLFIIEWILDTDMQRRAQIGLNKGEAHHALKNALRIGRQGEIRDRTTEGQHYRIAGLNLLTAVIIYWNTVHLGHAVTERRNEGLDVPPEFLPHISPLGWAHILLTGEYLWPKEPKA; from the coding sequence ATGTCACGACGCCATATTTTCACCGAACGGCAGCGAGCAGCGCTGTTCGATCTGCCCACGGACGAACTGTCGCTACTGAAGTTCTACACGCTGGGCGATGATGACCTGGAAAACATTAGGCAGCGCCGCAGACCGGAAAACAGGATTGGCTTTGCCCTGCAACTTTGTGCCTTACGATATCCGGGCCGTGCACTGGCTCCTGGTGAGATGATCCCGCGTGAAGTCCTTTCCTTCGTCGGTGCTCAGCTTGGAGTTCCGGCTGATGCGCTTCTCACTTATGCCACACGGCGCCAAACCCGTCAGCAGCACATGGACACGCTGCGCGAAATTTACGGCTACAAGACCTTCACGGGCCGTGGTGCCCGTGATCTGCGGGAGTGGACTTTCGGCCAGGCCGAAGATGCCAGATCAAACGAGGATCTTGCTCATCGTTTTATTGTGCGGTGTCGGGAAACTTCCACCATTCTGCCCGCAGTATCGACAATCGAGCGCTTGTGCGCGGATGCTCTGGTCGCCGCTGAGCGGCGGATTGAAACGCGGATTGCGGAAAATTTAACAGCGGATGTTCGCGATCACCTGGACAAACTTCTGAGTGAAATGCTCGCCGGCAATATCAGTCGTTTCATCTGGCTTCGCAACTTCGAGGTTGGTAACAACTCGGCTGCTGCTAACCGTTTGCTCGACAGGCTCGAATTTCTGCGTACCCTGAATATCAATCATAGTGCTTTGGCCAGCATACCTGCCCATCGCATTGCCCGGCTGCGTCGGCAGGGTGAACGCTACTTCACCGACGGTTTGCGTGACATCACTTCGGACCGCCGCTGGGCGATCCTTGCCGTCTGTGTTGTGGAGTGGGAAGCGGCGATTGCTGATGCCATAGTCGAAACCCATGACAGGATCGTAGGAAAAACCTGGCGGGAAGCGAAGCGCCAGCATGACGAAACAATTTCCGGCTCTAAAGCCACACTCACGGATACGATCCGTACCTTCACCGCGCTGGGAGCTTCGTTGCTTGAGGCCCGCAGTGACGGAACCCCGCTGGAGATGGCTGTCGCCAGTTCGGTTGCATGGGACCGGCTCGCTCAACTGGTAGCGACAGGGACTCAACTCAGCAACACGCTAGCCGATGAGCCTCTTGCATATGTCGGGCAGGGATACCATCGCTTTCGTCGTTATGCGCCCCGCATGTTGCGCTGTCTGAAGCTCGAAGCCGCGCCGGTCGCCGGACCATTGGTAGCAGCAGCTTTGTCGATCGGAGAGATGAAAGGTGTTGCATCGCCAGAAAGGCGTTTCCTGCGGCCCAGCTCCAAATGGAACCGTCATTTACGAGCTCAGGAAAAAGGAGATACCCGTCTTTGGGAAGTGGCGGTACTCTTTCACCTCCGGGATGCTTTTCGTTCCGGAGATGTCTGGCTCGCTCATTCGCGCCGCTATGGTGACCTCAAGCAGGTACTGGTGCCGATGATCGCGGCGCAGGAAAATGCAAAACTGGCCGTGCCTTCCAACCCACAGGATTGGCTGGCAGACAGAAAGGCGCGACTCACGATCGCTCTTAAGCGGCTGGCCCGGGCTGCCCGTAACGGCACTATTCCGCACGGTAGCATAGAAGATGGAACGTTGCGGATCGACAGGTTGACAGCAGACGTGCCGGATGGTGCCGAGGCACTCATACTGGATCTGTATCGCCGAATGCCGTCCGTTCGGATTACCGACATGCTGCTTGAAGTTGATGCAGCCCTTGGTTTCACAGATGCGTTTACCCATCTGAGAACCGGGGCTCCATGTCGCGACCGGATCGGTCTGCTCAACGTCCTGCTCGCTGAAGGGCTCAATCTGGGCCTGCGTAAGATGGCGGAAGCTACAAACACGCATGATTACTGGCAGCTCTCACGCCTTGCCCGCTGGCATGTTGAAAGCGAAGCCATGAACCAGGCATTGGCAATTGTGGTGGCCGCGCAGGGTAAACTGCCGATGTCACGCGTCTGGGGGATGGGCACGTCAGCATCGAGCGATGGTCAGTTTTTCCCGACAGCGCGGCATGGCGAAGTCATGAACATGGTCAATGCCAAATATGGTTCTGTTCCCGGCCTCAAAGCGTATACTCACGTAAGCGACCAGTTCGCGCCATTCGCTTGTCAGTCGATCCCGGCGACCGTGAGCGAGGCACCGTATATTCTCGATGGACTACTGATGAACGAGGTCGGTCGCCATGTTCGCGAACAGTATGCCGATACAGCAGGATTCACCGACCATTTGTTCGGAGCCAGTAGCCTGCTCGGCTACAATCTCGTTCTGCGAATCAGGGATCTGCCATCGAAGCGGTTGTACGTATTTAATCCCGATACGACCCCCAGGGAGTTACGCAAGTTGGTAGGTGGAAAAGCCCGGGAGGATCTTATCGTTGCGAACTGGCCTGATATTTTCCGTTGTGCCGCGACGATGACCGCTGGCAAAATCAGGCCCAGCCAACTCCTGCGCAAGCTCGCTTCTTACCCACGACAAAACAACCTTGCAGTTGCGCTTCGTGAAGTTGGTCGTATTGAACGGACCCTTTTCATTATTGAGTGGATCCTGGATACGGACATGCAGCGGCGTGCTCAGATCGGTCTTAACAAGGGAGAGGCCCACCATGCGCTCAAAAATGCGCTCCGTATCGGGAGGCAGGGGGAAATTCGCGATCGCACGACAGAGGGGCAGCACTACCGAATCGCTGGGCTCAATTTATTGACTGCGGTGATCATTTACTGGAATACCGTCCATCTTGGTCATGCCGTCACGGAGCGGCGGAACGAAGGGTTGGATGTTCCCCCTGAATTTCTTCCCCACATATCCCCATTGGGCTGGGCGCACATTCTACTGACTGGCGAATATCTTTGGCCCAAGGAACCGAAAGCTTAG